In the genome of Pueribacillus theae, the window CTGGCCAGTAACAAAGGCTTTCAGCCGTAGAGCAAACCACCCGTTCACACGGGTGGTTTTGATTTTAAATAAGATAAATATAATACTATATATTTAAGTAAGCGTCCATCTATTGTAAAAACAGGGGAGTTTGCAATAGGGAAAAATACCTATATAAGTAGGGCTATTAAAAATATTTTAGCATTTGAAAGAAGGACGTTTTTTATGAACATACATAGCTTGAAAAAAGATATTAACCAGTTCGATGCTTGGTATCATAAGTTGATTTTTTTAGTTGATGTAAATGAGAAGATCAAAACAGAAATTCCTTTATTGGATAGATATGAAAGAATTAATGTGAACCGTGTGGTAAGTGAAGGCTTATTAAGTATCCCAAAACAAAGATATCCAATGTATGTTGAAGAACTATTAAAGCAAGTTTTTAAGGATATAGAAAGAATTTATTTATTACAACATATTGATATTTTATTTGATCAAGCACTACAAATACACCCTATTCGCCTATTGGAAAACCTTAGTAAAACGTACAAATTGATTGTTGAATGGCCAGGAAGATACGTAGGCAGCCAATTAATTTATGCAGAGCATGAGCATCCTGAGTATTTTGTTTGTGGCGATTTTGAGGGAAAAGTATATATAAAGTAAAGCGGGGAATAGATAATGCTTCGTTACAATGATTTGATTTCTTTCGAGCCTATCGAATCGGTCATCCAATTAAGAGAAGCCGATGACAAGGACAAAGCGATTTCGCTATTGCAATCTTATGTTATTTCTAATCATATGGCAGATAAGTTGATTGATGATATTTTTGAAAATCTCCAATTTGAAAGAATGGTTGATAACCGCGGCATGCTAATCGTTGGAAATTACGGCTCAGGTAAATCGCATTTAATGAGTGTTGTATCAACAATAGCAGAGCTGCCGGAATCAAGCCAATATCTCGGTTATGAAAAAGTGGCTGGAAAAGCGAAAGAAATTGAAGGAAAGTTCAAAGTGATTCGTGCAGAATTTGGAGCGGTTACGATGTCTTTGCGCGATATTATTTGCCAACACCTGGAAACAGGGCTTG includes:
- the brxF gene encoding BREX-3 system P-loop-containing protein BrxF, with the protein product MNIHSLKKDINQFDAWYHKLIFLVDVNEKIKTEIPLLDRYERINVNRVVSEGLLSIPKQRYPMYVEELLKQVFKDIERIYLLQHIDILFDQALQIHPIRLLENLSKTYKLIVEWPGRYVGSQLIYAEHEHPEYFVCGDFEGKVYIK